A segment of the Lolium perenne isolate Kyuss_39 chromosome 3, Kyuss_2.0, whole genome shotgun sequence genome:
cctcggcctctggatTGGCCTCCTCGCCatacttctgcttgaacttggagacatacgacgtgcactgggtctcggattgcgggttaacccacaaggaccccgtctcaggatcaggcgtcttcctttgcttcatcttctttagcacggcaaagacgttaggcttcgctcctgtcctgacttcctgcaaaagagaacatgtaattgagtgaagtgacacacccttgcggagttaacaaatatataacatgaattcaaagaatgaaggaaccattaatttgctcacctccttctgcaggtgaagagagatggggatgctgccttggatatgcgatccacctcgcatctctgcccgcttcgccttgccctcctcgtgcttcttgaggtactgggggcatgtccaccacatgaccatcgcacgaaagcacctatcgtcgttgccgacgtactgaggagggttctacatgcacaagataaacccattatggtaaaataaactacatggcgataaagaaatcaataacacataaatgcaaatacctgcaagtactgccacggctgcatgagcgtgtcgcgagcgtcctccttactcatgtggacgaagcggtcggcgtgccagtcgcggacgcattgaatacgtgcctcgtagtgcatgccagtcaccctcttccttgcaagctggtgtaggacatcatcgcacgcattctccttgccctcggccctcttgaagtatttctgcaaccatgcacataggtaaaacaaggggcattagtgcaattattgtgaaccaaggagagtgtatgaatggtaagaagtcaaaagtcacgtacccagaatttggcaacaaccatatccgccgcggtgccgcggccaagaggatcttccgcgaggctgtagtgcgcccacctccaagctacgtcgcagccaccagtagggaagttgactatcccagggaaataccacctaagtaggcccccaaggatgttcgagtacccacgtggcggtctctgcgtcgggtcttcaaactggaacgagctgcaacatgaaacgacaacatcaatatgtatgtgataataattttgataatgaaAAAATTCCGATAACGAAATGCAAATAAATtacatgtacctccttccatagggcacAAGAACAACGTGCTGTAGCGCCAGCTTCTCGGCGAgggagctgtgttatcccacggcgatatggcttcctatcacgtggcctcagcctctccaaagctggaacgtactggtagtcctccggctcacaccactctaggcttggatcaggatcgaacactaagttccccaacccctcatcctccgagaggtcctcctcgtccccctcctcctcctggtcctccccaccccctcc
Coding sequences within it:
- the LOC127338309 gene encoding uncharacterized protein, whose amino-acid sequence is MVVAKFWKYFKRAEGKENACDDVLHQLARKRVTGMHYEARIQCVRDWHADRFVHMSKEDARDTLMQPWQYLQNPPQYVGNDDRCFRAMVMWWTCPQYLKKHEEGKAKRAEMRGGSHIQGSIPISLHLQKEEVRTGAKPNVFAVLKKMKQRKTPDPETGSLWVNPQSETQCTSYVSKFKQKYGEEANPEAEDFDPEVAVLAREGLKHGRLWFGDGCVDPARVPSLRQIRRGRKSGQPEVESPATGPDLAVERLREEMAAKEQAAQEQRAQMEQQILQYQQQQTQMMQQMQQQQQMMQQQQAQMSWLMSQTALSSPPGSLPPPPYSMWMPPPPTQTPGTPITVNNMNIIRSMNLDFMSQGNDNEAGGSGGGQG